One window of Mediterraneibacter butyricigenes genomic DNA carries:
- a CDS encoding sugar transferase: MKREELTKKMRWDIAEKLAAERLPYVNSITKPVHPKKSFYGDVIKRIFDILISSFVLLLTFPINILIGIITLLDVGFPIFFKQERTGKDGKPFQIIKFRNMRETKDEFGELLPPDQRVTKFGRFVRKTSLDELLNFWSILKGDMSLIGPRPLVPEYFERYSDRHKMRLAVKPGLECPPRKALDHVWSWQEQFENDVWYVEHVSFLTDCFMIIKLITYALNKKASKARGNAIRGSFMGYDMEGTAISFEDITDEDIEKMIL, from the coding sequence ATGAAAAGAGAAGAACTTACAAAAAAAATGCGATGGGATATCGCAGAAAAACTTGCTGCTGAGAGATTACCTTATGTTAATTCTATTACCAAACCGGTTCATCCAAAAAAAAGTTTTTACGGAGATGTTATTAAGCGGATTTTTGACATATTAATCTCCTCTTTTGTGTTGCTTCTGACTTTTCCTATAAATATTTTAATTGGAATTATCACATTGTTGGATGTTGGTTTTCCAATCTTTTTTAAACAAGAGAGGACTGGAAAGGATGGAAAACCGTTTCAAATAATTAAATTTAGGAATATGCGTGAAACGAAAGATGAATTTGGTGAACTTTTACCACCTGATCAAAGAGTTACAAAGTTCGGTCGATTTGTTAGAAAAACTTCATTGGACGAATTATTAAATTTTTGGAGTATTCTAAAAGGCGATATGAGTCTGATCGGACCAAGGCCTTTAGTTCCAGAATATTTTGAGCGTTACAGTGATCGCCATAAGATGCGTCTTGCTGTCAAACCCGGATTAGAGTGCCCACCACGAAAGGCTTTAGATCATGTTTGGTCATGGCAGGAACAATTTGAAAATGATGTATGGTACGTAGAACATGTGAGTTTTCTGACAGATTGTTTTATGATTATAAAATTAATTACATACGCTTTAAATAAAAAAGCTTCTAAAGCCCGTGGCAATGCAATACGTGGTTCGTTTATGGGATATGATATGGAAGGAACAGCCATCAGTTTTGAGGATATTACTGACGAAGATATTGAAAAGATGATTCTTTAA
- a CDS encoding glycosyltransferase, whose translation MSVKKENKTTAGAKAPEDVTTICRKIGAQEIVFSPVHSFKNLNITRFFALFIGIKNWINLLFVVKKNSYVIIQHPNENILVANKFINVCKQIKKCKFITLIHDLESLRRFVFKNNSTILNNRSRIADETLLKKSDYIISHNENMTKYLVERGFDSSKIVNLKIFDYLHECDLPDFNKDDYKTVVIAGNLDPQKATYIYQLDKLGKLDYKINLFGPNYDARNDGKNIQYYGQCSPEELPEKLIGGFGLVWDGTELDGCHGNAGEYIKYNNPHKCSLFLASGLPVIIWEEAALAPFVLENHVGFTVRSLKEINDILKNMDIEEYSVMKHNVVKISEKLRQGHYLKNAIKEIMEKENIY comes from the coding sequence ATGAGTGTAAAAAAAGAGAATAAAACAACTGCAGGAGCAAAGGCTCCAGAAGACGTCACGACAATTTGTCGTAAAATAGGGGCTCAGGAAATAGTGTTTTCTCCTGTACATAGTTTTAAGAATCTAAATATTACTCGTTTTTTTGCACTCTTTATAGGAATAAAAAATTGGATTAATTTACTCTTTGTAGTAAAAAAGAATTCCTATGTAATTATACAGCATCCAAACGAAAATATTCTTGTGGCTAATAAATTTATAAATGTGTGCAAGCAAATAAAAAAATGTAAATTTATAACCCTTATTCATGATTTGGAATCTTTAAGACGGTTTGTTTTTAAAAATAACTCTACAATCTTAAACAATCGTTCAAGAATTGCTGATGAAACATTATTAAAAAAATCCGATTATATTATTTCTCATAATGAAAATATGACAAAATATTTGGTGGAACGTGGATTTGACTCTTCAAAGATCGTGAATTTAAAAATATTCGATTATCTCCATGAGTGTGATTTGCCAGACTTTAATAAGGATGATTATAAAACAGTTGTAATTGCCGGAAATCTGGATCCTCAAAAAGCAACCTATATTTATCAACTTGATAAGCTTGGTAAATTGGATTATAAAATCAATTTGTTCGGGCCAAATTATGATGCTCGAAATGATGGGAAAAATATTCAATATTATGGACAATGCTCCCCTGAAGAGCTTCCCGAAAAATTAATCGGAGGATTTGGTCTTGTATGGGATGGGACAGAATTGGATGGCTGCCATGGTAATGCAGGAGAATATATCAAATATAACAATCCACATAAATGTAGCCTGTTTCTTGCCTCAGGGTTACCTGTCATTATTTGGGAAGAAGCGGCACTGGCCCCATTTGTTTTAGAAAACCATGTTGGTTTTACAGTCCGAAGTCTTAAGGAAATAAATGATATATTGAAAAATATGGATATCGAAGAATATAGTGTCATGAAACATAATGTTGTAAAAATTAGTGAAAAATTACGCCAAGGTCACTATTTAAAAAATGCAATAAAAGAAATTATGGAAAAGGAAAATATTTACTAA
- a CDS encoding ATP-grasp domain-containing protein, translating into MEELKGKKVLVMGGTRISCQIIEKAKELGCYVIVADYNSYEDSPGKQIADEYFNVNILDVDSVVNLISKENIKGVLVGFSDMLLPYYAEICDKANLPCYGTKQQFELFTKKSLYKELCRKFNVPTVKEYQIDLNDYKDSIQKIEYPVLVKPSDSSGSRGISICKSSDELEHCIQYAQKYSKAKEILIEQYLTGPEATVFWVFQDGEYYLSTIGNRHVKKNQGDVIPLPVGYTFPASILNNYISDIAPKCEKMFKAAGIRNGMMFMQCKIENNHCVVYDIGYRLTGSLEYKILKATCGYDPLEMLIYYSVTGKMWPYSIKKLVDPFLKGKYAFNVSCLAAPGTIKKITGCKTVKKMPEVCDVCIEHYPSETISEDMRGLLAQITVRILGVVENKNHLFAIMHNIENTINILSTENMRLNLPGIEQKDINGSVI; encoded by the coding sequence ATGGAAGAATTAAAAGGGAAAAAAGTCTTAGTTATGGGAGGAACACGAATTTCGTGTCAGATTATAGAAAAAGCAAAAGAACTAGGGTGTTATGTAATTGTAGCAGATTATAATTCGTATGAAGATTCTCCGGGGAAACAAATTGCAGATGAATATTTTAATGTAAATATTCTTGATGTGGATTCGGTTGTAAACTTGATATCCAAAGAAAATATAAAAGGTGTATTAGTTGGTTTTAGTGATATGCTATTACCTTATTATGCAGAAATTTGTGATAAAGCAAATTTACCTTGTTATGGCACAAAACAGCAATTCGAATTATTTACTAAAAAAAGTTTATATAAAGAACTTTGTAGAAAATTCAATGTACCAACCGTCAAAGAATATCAAATAGATCTTAATGATTATAAAGATTCCATCCAGAAAATTGAATATCCAGTATTAGTAAAGCCATCAGATAGTAGTGGATCTCGAGGAATTTCTATATGCAAATCAAGTGATGAACTAGAGCATTGTATTCAATATGCCCAAAAATATTCTAAAGCAAAAGAAATTTTGATTGAACAATATCTGACAGGACCAGAAGCAACCGTATTTTGGGTATTTCAGGATGGCGAATATTATTTAAGTACAATAGGAAATCGCCATGTTAAGAAAAATCAAGGTGATGTTATTCCACTACCTGTGGGCTATACTTTTCCAGCGAGTATTTTAAATAATTATATCAGTGATATAGCACCAAAATGTGAGAAAATGTTTAAAGCAGCTGGCATTCGAAACGGAATGATGTTTATGCAATGTAAAATTGAAAATAATCACTGTGTAGTATATGACATAGGGTATCGTTTAACCGGATCTTTAGAATATAAAATACTAAAAGCTACGTGTGGTTATGACCCTTTGGAAATGTTAATCTATTATTCAGTAACAGGAAAAATGTGGCCGTATTCTATAAAAAAACTGGTAGATCCATTTTTAAAAGGAAAATACGCCTTTAATGTTTCATGTTTAGCGGCACCTGGAACAATAAAAAAAATAACAGGATGCAAAACCGTCAAAAAAATGCCAGAAGTATGTGATGTGTGTATTGAACATTATCCAAGTGAAACTATATCAGAAGATATGCGTGGATTACTTGCGCAAATTACCGTACGCATCTTAGGTGTTGTGGAAAACAAAAATCATCTATTTGCTATAATGCATAATATCGAAAATACGATAAATATTTTATCCACAGAAAATATGCGATTAAATTTACCTGGAATTGAGCAGAAGGATATTAATGGAAGTGTTATATAG
- a CDS encoding NAD-dependent epimerase/dehydratase family protein produces the protein MKVVLTGAGGFLGQHLIQACNFQENKIEIMALSSQAKKLSLKYSEFKKWVTFYNSNDYHKIKWEEVDILLNCAFPRNEDGQQIANGLMYISDIIENAVSNGVKSVINISSQSVYSQIRENSADENTPLNLESKYAIGKYASELLVNKLCKNIPHTNLRLSSLIGIGFDQRITNKLVKQVINHKNIQIVGGNQIFSFLDVRDAADALISVILSSPKTWQETYNLGSSEVYTLSELANTVISIGKNRFDINVDLTFQKNNSWKNLSLNCSRFCKTFRWKQRYWIQDTITDLFLNELQ, from the coding sequence ATGAAAGTAGTATTAACAGGTGCAGGAGGCTTTTTAGGACAGCATTTAATTCAAGCATGCAATTTTCAGGAAAACAAAATTGAGATCATGGCTCTCTCCTCACAAGCTAAAAAGTTATCATTAAAATATAGTGAATTTAAAAAGTGGGTTACATTTTATAATTCAAATGACTATCACAAAATCAAGTGGGAAGAGGTTGATATTTTATTGAACTGTGCTTTTCCAAGAAATGAAGATGGACAACAAATAGCAAACGGCTTAATGTATATTTCAGATATTATAGAAAATGCGGTTAGTAACGGTGTAAAATCTGTGATTAATATTTCTTCACAAAGTGTATATAGTCAGATTCGGGAAAATTCGGCTGATGAAAATACACCATTAAATTTGGAATCTAAGTATGCAATCGGAAAATATGCAAGTGAATTATTGGTAAATAAACTGTGTAAGAATATACCACATACCAATTTACGTTTATCAAGCTTAATTGGTATTGGATTTGATCAACGAATAACAAATAAATTGGTAAAACAAGTTATAAACCATAAAAATATACAGATTGTTGGCGGAAATCAAATTTTCAGCTTTTTGGATGTACGTGATGCGGCTGATGCATTAATATCTGTTATTTTATCTTCACCTAAAACTTGGCAAGAAACTTATAATCTCGGATCAAGTGAAGTATATACTCTTAGCGAATTAGCAAATACTGTTATTTCCATCGGGAAAAATCGATTTGATATTAATGTTGATTTAACCTTCCAAAAAAATAATTCTTGGAAAAATTTATCGCTGAACTGTTCTCGATTTTGTAAGACATTTAGATGGAAACAAAGATATTGGATTCAAGATACAATAACAGACTTGTTTCTTAATGAACTACAATAA
- a CDS encoding ATP-grasp domain-containing protein: MKKLMILGGSRYAVPVIEIAHKLGLYVITCDYLPGNIAHKYSDEYCNVSIIDKEATLEAAQRLDINGIISFACDPGVVTAAYIAEKMNLPFQGSYESTCILQDKGLFREFLTEHGFNVPRAKRYVDPEAPFSDVDFFNWPVIVKPVDSAGSKGVSKVNTPDELRLAIKIAMNGSHNGAFIIEDFLTFRGYHSSADPFSVNGKLEFVTYSDQLFDKEADNPYTPAYIIWPSSMEKECQDYLTKETQRLIDLLGMQTGIYNIETCVGNDGKPYIMEVSPRGGGCKIAELQHMAFHVNLIENEIRKAVGMPLLNIQQNECDGYWCEMVIHARPGECGILKGITIDPDIQKKYVKVVDLSVKPGEYVKPFTGANMSLGDMFLKFDSREELDSIMKKSNDWLHIELV; the protein is encoded by the coding sequence ATGAAGAAATTAATGATTTTAGGTGGTTCGCGTTATGCAGTTCCTGTTATCGAAATTGCACATAAATTAGGGTTATATGTTATCACATGTGATTATTTACCAGGTAATATTGCCCATAAATATTCTGATGAATATTGTAATGTAAGTATTATTGATAAAGAAGCTACCTTAGAAGCGGCACAGAGATTAGATATTAATGGCATTATTTCTTTTGCATGTGATCCTGGTGTTGTTACGGCTGCCTATATTGCTGAAAAAATGAATCTTCCTTTTCAAGGATCTTATGAATCAACCTGTATTTTACAGGATAAAGGATTATTTCGTGAATTTTTAACAGAACATGGTTTTAATGTACCACGTGCCAAAAGATATGTTGATCCCGAAGCTCCTTTTAGTGATGTCGATTTCTTTAATTGGCCAGTAATTGTAAAACCAGTAGATTCCGCTGGAAGTAAAGGCGTTTCAAAAGTTAATACACCAGATGAATTAAGATTAGCCATAAAGATTGCTATGAACGGTTCGCATAACGGAGCATTTATTATTGAGGATTTCTTGACTTTTAGAGGATATCATTCAAGCGCCGATCCGTTTTCAGTAAATGGGAAATTAGAATTTGTTACATATTCAGATCAATTATTTGATAAAGAAGCAGATAATCCATATACACCAGCATATATTATTTGGCCATCATCTATGGAAAAAGAATGCCAAGATTATTTAACTAAAGAAACACAACGGCTTATAGATCTGCTAGGAATGCAAACTGGAATTTATAATATTGAAACATGTGTTGGCAATGATGGAAAACCGTATATCATGGAAGTATCTCCACGCGGTGGAGGGTGTAAAATTGCCGAACTACAGCATATGGCTTTTCATGTTAATCTTATTGAAAATGAAATTAGAAAAGCTGTTGGTATGCCTCTTCTTAATATTCAACAAAATGAATGTGATGGCTATTGGTGTGAAATGGTAATTCATGCTCGTCCTGGAGAGTGTGGTATTCTAAAGGGAATTACCATTGATCCAGATATTCAAAAAAAATATGTAAAGGTTGTAGATTTATCTGTAAAACCTGGTGAATATGTAAAACCTTTTACTGGAGCAAACATGTCTTTAGGGGATATGTTTTTAAAATTTGATAGTCGAGAAGAGTTAGATTCCATTATGAAAAAATCAAATGATTGGCTACACATAGAACTCGTATAA
- a CDS encoding sporulation initiation factor Spo0A C-terminal domain-containing protein gives MKELDQLMRNVHFSKRYQGYRYLRRCIMLAAEDEERLMVLVKGIYWQVAEEYHQLPCVVERNIRTVRDRVWAKGGKEALEQLTGMSYPWAPSVGELIEIFLEQVKADEE, from the coding sequence ATGAAAGAACTGGATCAATTGATGAGAAACGTACACTTTTCCAAACGGTATCAGGGGTATCGCTATCTTCGGCGGTGTATCATGCTGGCAGCCGAGGATGAAGAAAGACTGATGGTGCTGGTAAAAGGGATCTACTGGCAAGTGGCGGAAGAATATCATCAGCTGCCCTGCGTTGTGGAGAGAAATATCCGGACAGTGCGAGATCGTGTCTGGGCAAAAGGCGGAAAAGAGGCATTGGAACAACTGACGGGAATGAGTTATCCGTGGGCACCATCGGTGGGAGAGTTGATAGAGATCTTTCTGGAACAGGTAAAAGCGGATGAAGAATAA
- a CDS encoding DegT/DnrJ/EryC1/StrS family aminotransferase has translation MTIQVTRSSMPTLEDYIEEIKPIFESRQLTNMGPVYKKFQHALIDYLKVQYLSLFTNGHLALETAIQALGLKEKGGEVITTPFTFVSTTHAIVRNGLIPVFCDINFEHYTIDVQKIENLITEKTVAIIPVHVYGNLCDVDSIEKIAKKHNLKVIYDGAHAFGTTYKGIGVGNFGDATMFSFHATKCFHSVEGGAVTFSDPSYRKKLHNLKNFGINGPEDVEDIGGNAKLDEFRAAMGICNLRRMDECINARRKIYERYVERFSNISGIKLCTPQTNVTQNYAYFPVYFDKNIFGKSRDDIFDLLRKHEIYTRKYFYPAINETSCYKQQYSYKDTPVAHDVALNILALPMYEELSLTDVDRICNLILN, from the coding sequence ATGACAATTCAAGTCACTAGATCTTCTATGCCTACATTAGAGGACTATATAGAAGAAATTAAACCAATTTTTGAAAGTAGACAACTGACAAATATGGGGCCTGTATATAAAAAATTTCAACATGCGTTGATTGACTATTTAAAGGTTCAATATTTGTCTTTATTTACGAATGGCCATTTGGCACTCGAAACAGCAATCCAGGCACTGGGATTAAAAGAAAAAGGTGGAGAAGTTATTACTACACCTTTTACTTTTGTTTCAACAACACATGCAATTGTCAGAAATGGATTGATTCCAGTTTTTTGTGATATCAATTTTGAACACTATACGATTGATGTTCAAAAGATTGAAAATTTAATTACAGAAAAAACAGTAGCAATTATTCCGGTTCACGTTTATGGTAATCTTTGCGATGTTGACTCTATTGAAAAAATTGCTAAAAAACATAATTTGAAAGTTATTTACGATGGTGCTCACGCGTTTGGAACAACATATAAAGGGATTGGTGTTGGAAACTTTGGAGATGCTACAATGTTTTCATTTCACGCAACGAAATGTTTTCATTCTGTAGAAGGTGGTGCTGTTACATTCTCAGATCCTTCCTACAGAAAGAAACTTCATAATTTAAAAAATTTTGGAATCAATGGTCCCGAAGATGTGGAAGATATTGGTGGAAATGCAAAATTAGATGAATTCCGTGCGGCTATGGGAATTTGTAATTTACGCAGAATGGATGAATGTATCAATGCTCGGAGAAAAATATATGAGAGATACGTTGAACGCTTTTCTAACATATCAGGTATTAAACTATGTACTCCTCAAACAAATGTAACACAAAATTATGCTTATTTTCCGGTTTATTTTGATAAAAATATATTTGGAAAAAGTAGGGATGATATCTTTGATTTATTAAGAAAGCATGAAATCTACACAAGAAAATACTTTTATCCGGCAATTAACGAAACTTCTTGTTATAAACAGCAATATTCTTATAAAGACACGCCTGTTGCACATGACGTAGCATTAAACATTCTTGCTTTACCTATGTATGAAGAATTGTCGTTAACAGACGTTGATCGGATTTGTAATTTGATTTTAAACTAA
- a CDS encoding sporulation initiation factor Spo0A C-terminal domain-containing protein, whose product MKELDQLMRNVHFSKRYQGYRYLRRCIMLAAEDEERLTMLVKGIYWQVAEEYHQPPCVVERNIRTMRDRAWAKGGKEALEQLTGMSYPWPPSVGELIEIFLEQVKDDESDKSK is encoded by the coding sequence ATGAAAGAACTGGATCAATTGATGAGAAACGTACACTTTTCCAAACGGTATCAGGGCTACCGGTACCTTCGACGCTGCATTATGCTGGCAGCCGAAGATGAAGAACGTCTGACGATGCTGGTAAAAGGGATCTACTGGCAAGTGGCGGAAGAATATCATCAACCGCCCTGCGTTGTAGAGAGAAACATCCGGACGATGCGAGATCGTGCCTGGGCGAAAGGCGGAAAAGAGGCATTGGAACAACTGACGGGAATGAGTTATCCGTGGCCGCCATCTGTGGGAGAACTGATAGAGATCTTTCTGGAACAGGTGAAAGACGATGAAAGCGACAAAAGTAAATAG
- a CDS encoding Rpn family recombination-promoting nuclease/putative transposase, whose protein sequence is MEKMKKRRETEEFIMSPTVDICFKELMQNPKVRKGMVAAILGKDPDEIESTVLMPTILQQEYADDKLGILDARVKLVDGEQIDVEMQNAFFAFWPNRVLFYLGKMYTSQLKEGEGYENLKQCVHVSILNFIHFPDDNICFRAISFCEEGTGKIYTDKMKIYVLELPKLPPEQKNEKDIIRWMRFLRAKSRKEFEKMAERDEYIQEAYEALKRMSADEKKRLEYEAREKALRDYNTQMNSAEKRGIEAGMKIGEKRMLEQAKRTVQVLKEMGMPMEQIVQAVGREENEVKSWLEEK, encoded by the coding sequence ATGGAAAAAATGAAGAAAAGACGAGAAACCGAAGAATTTATCATGTCTCCAACCGTGGATATCTGTTTCAAAGAATTAATGCAAAATCCGAAAGTGAGAAAAGGTATGGTTGCAGCGATTCTGGGAAAAGATCCGGATGAGATTGAATCGACAGTATTAATGCCTACGATCCTGCAGCAGGAGTATGCGGATGATAAGCTGGGAATACTGGATGCACGGGTAAAACTGGTGGATGGAGAACAGATCGATGTAGAAATGCAGAATGCATTTTTTGCCTTCTGGCCGAATCGGGTGCTGTTCTATCTTGGGAAAATGTATACGAGCCAACTGAAAGAAGGAGAAGGGTATGAAAATCTGAAACAGTGTGTTCATGTGAGTATCCTGAACTTCATACATTTCCCGGATGATAATATTTGTTTCCGTGCAATCAGCTTCTGCGAGGAAGGAACCGGGAAGATCTACACAGATAAGATGAAAATTTATGTGTTGGAACTTCCGAAACTTCCACCGGAGCAGAAAAATGAAAAAGACATCATTCGTTGGATGCGGTTTCTACGTGCAAAGAGCCGAAAGGAGTTCGAGAAAATGGCAGAGAGAGACGAATATATCCAGGAAGCATATGAAGCATTGAAAAGGATGAGCGCCGATGAAAAGAAACGCTTGGAATATGAAGCAAGAGAAAAGGCGCTCCGTGATTATAATACCCAGATGAACAGCGCAGAGAAACGAGGAATAGAAGCCGGTATGAAGATTGGCGAAAAACGTATGTTGGAGCAGGCAAAAAGAACAGTACAAGTTTTAAAGGAGATGGGGATGCCGATGGAACAGATTGTCCAGGCAGTCGGACGAGAAGAGAACGAAGTGAAAAGCTGGCTAGAAGAAAAATAA
- a CDS encoding O-antigen ligase family protein, protein MKNISLNIRKLISILGAYGIAFSLFISTGGAWTNTSNIELAFSDVIWRMLIIVISTSIILFLLNNSHRELATSSQKRNIIFLGLCCLTYAYQFQGDFYEYFSWFCLPVIWFIFFLMLCDDINIVWKAFINVAVIFAIISLFYFVFGTCLNIVSESEKTAIYWGTWDSSAIRTFHNLYYEAQFLKINATQFIARNCGIFCEAPMYNFVLCIAVSAELFIMDKVHWWKILILLATIITTFSTTGYLFIVITVLLYLANIIFTKKGGSIHKIAFSILTILGMMIVLGILIHKITTISGAGSVNVRSDHLKACIKAWLDSPILGVGYENQSVIMEYEKYKQGISVGFPYLLATGGMLLSSLLIVPYVKLFKNSFKTKRFEICIFETLFLILYFFTAITFFPILRFYIAYIFVLEFDNLEINNKTDSVKNFITNKLEEFDISAQMFKSYLIKKQKYILLVGIIFVMLLGGNLSLHNQLLSIRGILYLFISFVCGCLISILTVYIILLKKYRKENYEKN, encoded by the coding sequence ATGAAAAATATAAGTTTAAATATAAGAAAATTGATCTCTATTTTGGGCGCTTATGGAATTGCGTTTTCTCTTTTTATTTCTACTGGCGGTGCTTGGACAAATACATCAAATATTGAATTAGCTTTTTCAGACGTCATATGGCGTATGCTGATCATAGTAATATCAACATCTATAATATTATTTTTACTAAATAATTCGCACCGTGAATTAGCAACGTCTTCACAAAAAAGAAACATTATTTTTCTTGGTTTATGCTGCTTAACATATGCATATCAATTTCAAGGGGATTTCTATGAATATTTTTCATGGTTTTGTTTACCTGTTATTTGGTTTATCTTCTTTTTGATGTTATGTGATGATATTAATATTGTATGGAAAGCGTTTATAAATGTAGCTGTTATTTTTGCTATTATTTCATTATTCTATTTTGTGTTTGGAACATGTTTGAACATAGTTTCAGAAAGTGAAAAAACTGCAATTTATTGGGGAACATGGGATTCCAGTGCAATCAGGACTTTTCATAATTTATATTATGAAGCCCAGTTCCTAAAAATTAATGCGACTCAATTCATAGCTCGAAATTGTGGAATATTTTGTGAAGCCCCAATGTATAATTTTGTATTGTGTATTGCAGTTAGTGCAGAATTGTTTATTATGGATAAAGTCCATTGGTGGAAAATATTAATATTACTAGCAACAATAATTACAACTTTTTCTACTACAGGCTATTTATTCATAGTCATTACAGTACTCCTCTATTTAGCTAACATTATTTTTACTAAAAAAGGGGGTTCTATACATAAAATTGCTTTCTCAATATTGACTATTCTTGGGATGATGATTGTTTTAGGAATTCTGATTCATAAAATAACTACCATTTCAGGTGCGGGATCAGTAAATGTAAGAAGTGATCATTTGAAAGCATGTATAAAAGCGTGGTTAGATTCTCCTATACTTGGAGTTGGTTATGAAAACCAGTCTGTCATTATGGAATATGAAAAATATAAACAAGGAATAAGTGTTGGTTTTCCATATTTATTAGCTACCGGTGGAATGTTGCTAAGCAGTCTTTTAATTGTACCATATGTAAAGTTGTTTAAAAATTCGTTTAAAACAAAGCGTTTTGAAATATGTATTTTTGAAACCTTATTCCTTATATTATATTTTTTTACTGCTATTACTTTTTTCCCAATACTTCGATTTTATATTGCATATATATTCGTTTTGGAATTTGACAACTTGGAAATAAATAATAAAACTGATTCCGTAAAAAATTTTATTACTAATAAATTAGAAGAATTTGATATAAGTGCTCAGATGTTTAAAAGCTATTTAATAAAAAAACAAAAATATATTTTATTGGTTGGAATTATATTCGTCATGCTATTAGGTGGAAATCTGAGTTTGCATAATCAACTTTTGTCCATCCGGGGAATTTTATATTTATTTATTTCATTTGTTTGTGGATGCTTAATAAGTATTTTGACAGTCTACATAATTCTTCTAAAAAAATACAGGAAGGAAAACTATGAAAAAAATTAG
- a CDS encoding glycosyltransferase gives MKKIRICHFILGFHNGGVEKVLESYFSNMDRSNFELHVVTHIPPDTKRQQIFEEMGFIVHPLSYVHGHKITMQNLQEYNEFFQKNQFDIVHNHFPENLLPLIFAKKYKVPVRILHSHNDYTNVFKEKSKLIKCLYQMGLKVNVHNATDYFACGLTAGESVFGKKNCKNIVIIANAINTQKFKYNPEKRQELRKKLCLEKAFVLGHIGRYEDIRQKNQKFVLKIFNEVLKTEPATRLLMIGDGKFRPQIMELAKRMGIIDKIIFTGAIPNVHEYLQTFDVFVFPSNFEGLGIVAIEAQCSGLPVIASSVIPQEANISPNYYSLSLLAPVNEWAKLVLEQLEKKRSDCSELVKNEGYDIYKEAVKLEKLYEQLYQKHIER, from the coding sequence ATGAAAAAAATTAGAATTTGTCACTTTATTTTAGGGTTTCATAATGGCGGTGTTGAAAAAGTTTTGGAAAGTTATTTCAGCAATATGGATCGCTCTAATTTTGAACTTCATGTAGTTACTCATATACCGCCAGATACGAAACGCCAACAGATTTTTGAAGAAATGGGATTTATTGTCCATCCATTATCTTATGTACACGGGCATAAAATTACGATGCAAAATCTCCAAGAATATAATGAGTTTTTTCAGAAAAATCAGTTTGATATTGTGCATAATCATTTTCCGGAAAATTTATTACCTTTAATATTTGCAAAAAAATATAAAGTACCTGTTCGAATACTACATTCACATAACGATTATACGAACGTATTTAAAGAAAAAAGTAAATTAATTAAATGTCTTTATCAAATGGGATTAAAAGTAAATGTTCATAATGCCACTGATTATTTTGCGTGTGGATTAACGGCAGGAGAAAGTGTTTTTGGGAAAAAAAATTGCAAAAATATAGTTATAATTGCCAATGCGATTAATACCCAAAAATTTAAATATAATCCAGAAAAAAGACAAGAACTACGAAAAAAACTTTGCCTAGAAAAAGCTTTTGTATTAGGTCACATAGGAAGATATGAGGATATTCGGCAGAAAAACCAAAAATTTGTACTCAAAATCTTCAATGAGGTATTAAAAACTGAGCCGGCGACCCGATTATTAATGATTGGAGATGGAAAATTTAGACCTCAAATTATGGAATTAGCTAAAAGAATGGGGATTATAGATAAAATAATATTTACAGGTGCAATTCCCAATGTACATGAATACTTGCAAACATTTGATGTGTTTGTATTCCCATCTAACTTTGAAGGGCTTGGAATTGTCGCAATCGAAGCGCAATGTTCCGGACTACCAGTAATTGCCTCAAGTGTCATACCACAGGAAGCAAATATAAGTCCTAATTATTACAGCCTTTCGCTTTTAGCTCCTGTAAACGAGTGGGCTAAGCTGGTTTTGGAGCAACTTGAAAAAAAACGCTCGGATTGTTCTGAATTAGTAAAAAATGAAGGATATGATATATACAAAGAAGCTGTCAAATTAGAAAAACTATACGAACAATTATATCAAAAGCATATTGAAAGGTAA